The Mangrovibacterium diazotrophicum DNA window TAACTACCTGTCAGGTATGTGAATTCGCCGCCAAAGCTTTCGTAAGGTTTTTTAGTCACAATATTGATCAGTCCACCATACGAAATCAGACTCGATCCGTAGAGTGTTCCGGAAGGTCCCTTCATGACCTCGATTGCCTCGATATTGGCCGGATCGGGGCTTCCGTGTGTTAACGCAGGCAAACCGTTCATCAGGGTAGGCTGAATGCTGAAACCCCTCATTGAATAGTATCCCGCACCGTCGTTTCCTCGCCCGGTAGATTCCCACAATTTCTGCATTCCGGGCACATTCTTCAAAGCATCGTCGAAATTTACAACCAGCTGTTCCTCCAGGAGCTCCGCATTCACCACATTATACACTTGCGGGTTTTCCAGATTCTTTAGAGGCATTTTTGCTACGTATTCACTCTGCTTTTCAGTAAAGCGATTGGTTCGCTCCTTGGCAACAACCACTTCATCCAAATTCTCGTTCGATTCCTGCAACACCACGACTCCCAAATCAACGTTTTGCTGCAACAGATCGACCTTTTGTACCAGTGTCCGAAATCCAACAAATGAGAAACGAAGATTCAACTTCGAAGAAGAGAGGTTTTCAAGTACGAATGCACCCGACTCGTTGGTTTGAGTACCTTTTGTACTGCTTGAGACAGTTATGTTGACACCAACCAGGGGGTGTTGGTTGGCGTCAACCACCCGACCGGTTACCCGATAAGTTTGCGCTATTGAAAATTCAAAAAGCAAACAAACTAAACAAAATAATAAACCTAGTTTTTTCATGAATTTTAATTGAATTAATGGAGTTAAATGAAAAAACACGACCGAAAAAAAAGACATAGCGAGTGCCTTCCAGCGGCCCAAAAGCCACCAGTCATGTTTATCGAATATCTATAGATTCCTACTGAATCACTGAGATTCAATCAATTGATTCCGCAATGATCTCTTACTTTTCTTTTTGCGTCGTTTCAGCCAAAACCAAAAGCCGGTTACCGGTAAACTGGCTGAAAGCAAACTCATAATTGCGGCGAGAAGCTTTCCTGCGAAACCGCCGATGGCACCGGTATGCACTTCATAGTTTACCCGACGAATCAATTCCGGTGGACCGGCATCTGCGAAGCGACCGTAAATGTGCGGAGACGGAATTTCGTTTAAACTATACTGATCGTAGAATAAATAGTTCATACGCCAATAACCCGGTTTTTCCTGCACTTCGACTAATATTGACTTTTCAGGAGAATCGACGCCGTGCAACTCAACTTGTGCCGTTTCACCAAACTCAGCCCGAACTAGACGATATACGCTGTCGAGGGGATTCGTCGTTAAGACAGTACCAATCAAGGTTGTATCTGAAGGAGGGATACTGAATTTAGCCTCTTTTTGCCCGCCTGTTGCCCGGTACATCCACTGACCGAAATCCTGAAATAACCAGACAGAACCGGTAAGCAAAAACAAAACAATAAAAACGGTTGCATAAAGGCCCAGTACCTGGTGCCACTCTCTCAGTTGTGCAGTTTTATTTTGGGTTTTCGAGAACCAAAAAGCGCCTTTTGTCCTTCGTGACTTGGGCCACCAAATCACAAAACCGGTAATCAACAACACAAAATAGCTGATCACCATAAATTTCATCAGTATACCACCAATCGCAGGTGGTAACCATAAATAGCGATGCCCGATCAATACCAATCCCCAAAAACTTTTCAGGAAATTGGTTTCGTGCAACAGTTCTCCGGTATAAGGATTGAGATATGCAGCCCCGTAATAGAGCGGTGATCCCTGGTAATAAATCACCTCGATTGCCTTCTCCCTGCCATTGAAAACAACACTGTGAATCTTTGTATTTGGGCGCACAGTCTGAGCTTTTTCAAAGGCAAAGGACGGCGAAATCAAAGGGGTGTCCTGCGCTTGAACAAATCGATACTCATCGAATTGTTCGAACTCATCCTTAAAGGCATAGAGCACTCCGGTGATTGAAACAATAAAGACAACCAAACCGGAAATCAAACCTCCGTAGAGGTGTACTTTAGAAAATAAATTTTTTATTCGCATCAATGGGGGTGTTTGCGCGGAGCTCCTGATTTGAAGCCGAAGTTTATTGTGGTCACCTAAACTTCAAATCAAAAAGCGATTACAAGTCCTGTTTACAATTACAAAAGTATTTGCCAGTACTACGCGCTACAATCCCAATATCTTGGTATATTCCTTTCGTGATTGTCTTTTAGGCAGAACTCCTATTTAACATTGGATGGTATTAGAAATAGAAGGCTGCGCGTTTCAGGCGCATCTCGTGGTAGGGTCCTTTACGAATGACTTTAATAATTGATCGCCGGTTGACGGCATGTTCTTCTTCCGAACATTTCACCCCGTCGTAACAAATATTCAGCAAGCGACTTTCACCAAACCCTTTGTAGCGAATTCGTTCGGGGCGGATATAACGGGATATAAAGTAGTTGTCGATAACTTTAGCACGCTTGTCTGACAAAATATTATTCGACTCGCGACGTCCGCGGCTGTCGGCATGCGATTCAATCCGCACTTCCAAATCGGGGTTTTCAGCCAGTACGTCAATAATTGGGTTTAAAATATCGTAGGCGTCGTCGCGAATGGTCCACTTAGCCAAATCATAATGCACGGCATAAACCTCCAGAACCTGGATCGGTTCGCCGTCTTCCATATCCATGTAGAGCGGACGAACTCCGTCGCCTTCGGCCTGCAAATCAGCTTGCATATCGATTTCAACCTGATCCGCTTTTTCACAGACCAAATCCATACGAGATTCAAAATAGCTTCTGCGTGAAACACGCAGGGAATACGCTTCTCCCCGATTCAATGTCAACGTAGCAGATCCGTCAACACCCGTGAGGCTGGTTGCAATCGTATCTCCGTTTACATCGACCGCGATAACCTGCGCCAATTTAACCTTCTCCTTGCTGTCGCTATCCTGAACGATAACGCGAACCGGTAAGGGGACAATATTTCGTTCGAAATAATAAAGATCGTCATTGCGCTTTCCGCCCCG harbors:
- a CDS encoding PepSY-associated TM helix domain-containing protein; translation: MRIKNLFSKVHLYGGLISGLVVFIVSITGVLYAFKDEFEQFDEYRFVQAQDTPLISPSFAFEKAQTVRPNTKIHSVVFNGREKAIEVIYYQGSPLYYGAAYLNPYTGELLHETNFLKSFWGLVLIGHRYLWLPPAIGGILMKFMVISYFVLLITGFVIWWPKSRRTKGAFWFSKTQNKTAQLREWHQVLGLYATVFIVLFLLTGSVWLFQDFGQWMYRATGGQKEAKFSIPPSDTTLIGTVLTTNPLDSVYRLVRAEFGETAQVELHGVDSPEKSILVEVQEKPGYWRMNYLFYDQYSLNEIPSPHIYGRFADAGPPELIRRVNYEVHTGAIGGFAGKLLAAIMSLLSASLPVTGFWFWLKRRKKKSKRSLRNQLIESQ